From Lytechinus variegatus isolate NC3 chromosome 16, Lvar_3.0, whole genome shotgun sequence, the proteins below share one genomic window:
- the LOC121430268 gene encoding cell wall protein DAN4-like: MQEIAGSCYIFYQFGKTAEEVETTCPGRPGRYMASIGSPVELVEVYNHFRVSHPTTFQDVWVVDPSVGVPSDGNGCSMIVTGPTLQSEVCSTPHGFICEADLEGQTTELTTTAVATTTETLTSDPTSTESLTTDNPSTTVTTAEDVTTDLITTAEILTTIASTTDLPSTESVTTTWSSSTTSDVTTENIYLSTTELTASSITIAFATEDITTELITTSVVMNTETFPTTSEATTTTGQTTIPTSTESLTTGSSSTSDMTTDNPSTSDLTTLTITTSITTEGHTSTIQEGPTTVMSSTTSPTTTANYPTTTQDNSFTSSAMTTVTNAPTSTTFTEIPTTPPISTTTTSTKMPSTSAAIAKGREHSFTLASIGQSLQEHGWIRTFDSVRTPLRCAVKCGAFSGCHVFTHSAANQSCHLGAAGGMQLLYDDSGSNTYRLKS; this comes from the exons ATGCAGGAAATTGCTGGATCTTGCTACATATTCTACCAATTTGGAAAAACGGCTGAAGAAGTCGAGACCACCTGCCCTGGTCGACCCGGTCGTTACATGGCTTCGATAGGATCTCCGGTGGAACTGGTAGAAGTCTACAATCACTTCAGAGTTTCGCATCCTACTACTTTTCAGGATGTTTGGGTCGTAGATCCTTCTGTTGGTGTACCTTCG GACGGGAATGGCTGCTCGATGATTGTAACTGGTCCAACCCTGCAATCTGAGGTGTGTAGCACGCCCCATGGCTTCATATGCGAGGCTGATCTAG AGGGGCAAACAACTGAGCTGACTACGACAGCTGTGGCAACAACTACGGAAACATTAACATCCGATCCTACAAGCACCGAATCATTGACAACTGACAATCCTTCAACCACAGTTACCACAGCTGAAG ATGTTACAACTGATCTGATAACAACTGCAGAAATATTAACAACAATCGCTTCAACAACGGACCTACCAAGCACCGAATCAGTGACTACCACATGGTCCAGTTCAACAACATCTGATGTGACaactgaaaatatatatctttcaaCCACCGAGCTTACAGCATCATCCATTACAATAGCTTTTGCAACTGAAG ATATTACAACTGAGCTGATAACCACAAGTGTGGTAATGAATACTGAAACATTCCCAACAACTTCGgaagcaacaacaacaacgggCCAAACAACGATCCCTACAAGCACCGAATCACTGACTACAGGGTCCAGCTCAACATCTGATATGACAACTGACAATCCTTCAACCTCCGACTTAACAACTTTAACCATTACAACATCTATTACAACTGAAGGTCATACAAGTACTATTCAAGAAGGTCCAACTACTGTAATGTCATCGACAACATCACCCACAACAACCGCGAATTACCCTACGACTACCCAAGATAATTCCTTTACGTCGTCTGCCATGACGACCGTCACAAATGCTCCAACGTCTACAACTTTTACTGAAATCCCTACCACCCCACCCATATCAACCACTACAACATCAACTAAGATGCCATCAACGTCTGCCGCAATAGCCAAGGGCAGAGAGCATTCGTTTACATTAGCCAGCATCGGGCAATCCCTGCAGGAACATGGCTGGATAAGAACGTTCGACTCCGTCCGAACTCCATTGCGCTGCGCAGTGAAGTGTGGCGCATTTTCTGGTTGTCACGTGTTCACGCACTCGGCAGCCAATCAGAGTTGTCATCTAGGAGCTGCAGGAGGGATGCAGCTTTTGTACGATGATTCGGGTAGTAACACGTATAgactaaaatcatga
- the LOC121430390 gene encoding uncharacterized protein LOC121430390, which yields MGYLPEIQVVMVICVMLFRSASGGCDTGMHEIEGSCYSHQAVMKTAYEAETECPLIPAANPPVNPGQHLAAFASQSELDAVYNFYSSLSGVTSALAVRATNASIGLPSDGNGCVVIGYGSVLRNEDCALQHTFLCERDMDISTTVVTETITTNQQSTPTSTSVIPITTTVATASTEPSTTTRQYTTKSSTTSSTSSTMTSTATTPRNRMSSFVLTGAGRSISNVVLIGTVGATRTPLRCAVKCASADGCHVFSHSAANQKCYLGDAGSMDYLEDDSECNTYEMFWRIS from the exons ATGGGGTATTTACCTGAAATTCAAGTTGTCATGGTAATTTGTGTCATGCTGTTCCGCTCAGCTAGTGGAG GTTGTGACACTGGTATGCACGAGATCGAAGGGTCTTGCTACTCTCACCAGGCTGTGATGAAAACGGCATACGAAGCTGAGACGGAGTGTCCGCTCATCCCTGCGGCCAACCCTCCGGTCAACCCCGGTCAACATCTCGCAGCGTTCGCCTCTCAGTCGGAGCTTGACGCAGTCTATAACTTCTACAGTTCGTTGAGCGGTGTGACTTCAGCGCTTGCTGTAAGGGCTACCAATGCGTCAATAGGCTTACCTTCG GACGGTAATGGATGCGTAGTCATCGGCTATGGATCGGTGCTTCGGAATGAGGATTGCGCCTTGCAGCATACGTTCTTGTGTGAAAGGGATATGG ATATATCTACAACTGTTGTCACTGAAACTATAACCACAAACCAGCAATCGACCCCTACATCAACATCGGTCATCCCAATAACGACCACAGTGGCTACAGCTTCAACAGAACCTTCTACAACTACTAGACAATATACAACCAAGTCATCTACAACGTCATCAACATCTAGCACCATGACATCAACTGCCACAACCCCTAGAAATCGAATGTCTTCATTCGTCTTAACTGGCGCTGGTCGATCTATTTCTAACGTCGTATTGATAGGGACGGTTGGCGCTACACGTACTCCTTTACGCTGCGCGGTGAAGTGCGCTTCAGCGGACGGATGTCACGTGTTCTCCCATTCGGCAGCCAATCAGAAGTGCTATCTAGGGGATGCAGGGAGTATGGACTATTTAGAGGATGACTCGGAATGTAATACATATGAAATGTTTTGGCGTATTTCTTGA